One Algoriphagus sp. Y33 genomic window, CCAGATCGTCCGATTGGTTGGCGAGCTTAAAAAGTCCATACCCTTGGACAAAAACCCAAAGATTTCCTTCCCTGTCAAAATCAATACCCTGGGCATGATAATCCCATATCAATCGACTGTCTATCTTGAGAGGTAGCTGGTTAAACAGTGGCTGTTGGTCCTTTTGTATCAACAGCCCTTTTCCTGCGGTGGCAAGAAAGAGACGATCTGTATCGCCTTTTATCTGGTTGATATTAAAGTTGATTTTTACTTGTTTTCCAAGTGTATGATCAAGTAAGGTTCTGCTTTCAAAGGCTCCTGATTGAAAGTTATAAACACTCAATCCTTTCTTGGTCCCCACCCAGATCCCCGCAGCGTTTTCATAAATACTTACGATGCGATTATTGACGAGTGTTGTAGTATCATTGGGTTGGTTTCGGTATACAAAAAAATTATATCCATCATACCTGTTTAATCCATCGTAGGTGCCAATCCACATAAAGCCCCTCTTGTCTTGGTAAATACCGGTCACAGCATTGTTTGACAATCCCATTTCAATACCAATATACCTCACCTTGAAGTCTTGACTCGCTCTTGCTTCAGCAAAGATGAAATTAGAAACCAGCAAGCAGATAGAAAGAAGAAAAGGACGCAAACTCATAGTTACAAGAACGTATATAGGCACTAAGATTTTCAAGTTGGCATAATATTGCCAAAAAACAAATCAGAAAGCTTATAATGAATACACCGATTCTGATTTTAAAGCCTGGTCTTTCAGTCGGGTTTCTATGACTAGAAATCCATTTAATTAGAGAAAGTGATCAGTACAGCAGTACCCTGATCAATTTTAGAATCCACCGAGACTTTACCTCCGTTCATTTCGACAAAATTCTTCACTGCCACCAGTCCAAAACCGGTACCTTCTATGCCATTGACATTGGATCCTCTAAAAAACGGGGTAAAAACATACGGAAGCTCTTCCTCAGCTATTCCTATTCCAAAATCCCGAACTTCTATTCCAAAGGAATCGGTATTGTCGAATAGTCGTACAATGGGTCTTCGCCTAGTACCTCCGTATTTCAAGGCATTGCCTACCAAGTTAATTATACTGGTTTCAATCAGAAACTTATCCCATTCCACGCTAAATTCACTGTCAATCTCCGAAATAAATTCGACCTCATTGAAATAACCATGGGCTGTTAAAGCTCTTTCTACAAAATTGGCCAAATTGACTTTTTCCTTTTTCAAAGCAGGGCTGTTATTGACAAATCGCTCGTAATCCAGAGAATGGATTACCAGCTTGTGAAGATTTTCCAGCTCACGTTCAATTTTCTCATAATGAACCTTCATCTTGGCGACTTTGGCAGAACTAGGCAGATTATTCAAGTAATATTTTGAAAGCTCCATACTGGATATGATTGTTGACAAAGGCGTTTTGAATTCATGGGAAACGATATTCATAAAATCGGAAACAAATGAATTGAACTGTTTTTCTTTCTTGAGCGATCTAATAAGCCGCTGTTCGAAGTCCATTTGGGTAGAGACATCCCTTATTACCGCAATCACCTTTTGATTGCTGCCTTCATGAAGAATATTGACGTTCGATTCCACCCAATATTCTCCATCTTTTTTGATATCCAACTTCAGTCGAGATCTATATCGCTCCTCGGACAATCTGAATTCCGGACTTATTGTCTTGGTCAATAGGATGCTAATCTTTTGTTGAATTTCCTCCGCCCTAATTCCCTCTTCAAAAAACTGGGAAGCTGAAGGAGATATAAATTCAAAATCAGACAGCCCGTTCATTACCACGATCAGATCCGGGCTGTGATCGGCAACCTCAGCCAGTATTCTGGCTTTTACCATAGACTCCTTCTCAAATCTAATCTTATCCTGCTCAGACTTAAAGGCCTCAATTATTACCGAATAGGTAGACACAAATGGTTTCAAGTCAGAAAGATCCTGCTCCGTAAACCCTCCTGCTTTATTGCCAAGCCCAATCAAACCTATAACCGTTTTCCCTTTGAAAATGGGGACTCCCAGAAAATTGTTGACTGTAGGGTGACCGGGAATATGCTTACCCTTGGTATGAGGATTCGAGGGTGGATTATTTTCCAGAATAATTTTAGACTCCACTATGCAGGCTCCGAATAGATTGTCTAAGTGGCGGAACAGAAAATCATCTTTTATATGATTGTGGTACAACCTAGCTGCCGCTTCCCCTTGCCGGGAAAAATCAGTAGCCGCATGAATCTTTAAAACCTTTTTATCATCCTCATCAGAATTTACTTTGCCCACAAAACCAAGCTTGGCATCTATTACATTCAGAATATTAGTTAACAACAAGTCATAGGGATTGGCTCCTTCGGATTGGGCCAAAAAATGAGTCTGAATTTCCAATACCTGGGACAGCAATTCATTTGTACGTGTCAGTTTCTCTTCAGTAGCTTTCTGAATTGAAATATCTTTCAGGTTACAGAGGATCAATACCTCCTTTTCCGGAATGGTTTTATATAAAATCAGTTCATACCAAGTACCTGCCTTATTACCCAAATAAAGCTTCGCCTCAATCGAAAAAGTAGAGCTCCCTGTACTCATTACCCACTCCATCACTTCTTTGAATTGGGATTCATGGACGAAAAAGTCTTGTACGGCAAATCCTGATACTAATTCCGAAACCTGTTGGATTAAAAGTGGCCTTAAAGCAGCATTCACAACCACCGCACGTGTAAGTCCCTGATCAAACAGAATAGCAGGATTTTCCATCTTCTCAATGATCTCCACTAAAGCATGCAAGGATACCTCAAAAATATTATTTCTGTCCAAAAAATTGAGCACGGAGTGGAAGGTGTCATTGTGATGATTTACCCAACTCAATTCATTTATCAGAAAGTTCTTGCCCTCCCAATGGATCGTATAATTAAAAAACTGGTCACCTTTTTCGTGAAAGTTTCTAGATATATGGTAATTTCGATCAACAGAATTAGATTTAGTGAATTTTTCAAAATCATCCAGAGTTTTTGCGATAGAGGTGAAATCTTTACCAAAACGCTTACATATTCTGTCGCTCACTTTGAGTAACCGCCTTGATTTTATATCGAAAACTAAATCTTCATTCTCAAAAATTGTAAGTTGTGGTTTATGCTCGCCCATCTTATGATTATTATCTTTTAGAAGCCCAACATTAATAAAAGCCAATATTTAATGTATTTTGAATTAATTTAAATTCATTCAGGCAAAATATGATTAAAACATCTACAAAGACCAGAATATTATTGGTTGAGGACAATTTAAACCTTTCTGAGAATCTCAAAGAAATCCTAAGTCTTCAGGGATATGAAATCTTGGAGATATTGGAGGAAGCTGAGACTGCCTTGGTAATCATCGAAGAAGCTGCTCCGGACTTGGTATTAGTGGATATCAAGCTAAAAGGCAACAAAACCGGGATTGAACTGGCAGAGGAACTACGGTTGAGCATGGATATTCCCATTGTTTTTCTTACCTCAGCCTCAGGTTCTGATGTGGTCAATAGAGTAAAACATATTCGTCCTGAAGGATTTATCTCCAAACCTTTCACTACCAACTCATTGGTCACTGCAATAGAACTGGCAATAGAAAATCACAAAAGCAGGTCAACTAATATTTATAAACCGGACAAAGATGTCGTTTCAGATTTATTTATCCGGGAAAATGGTTGGCTCAAGAAAATCATGATCAATGACATTCACTGGATAAAAGCCGAAGGCACATACACTCACATTTATGTCAAGGGAAAACAGTACACCTTGCGCAACACTGTAAAGGATCTGATGCAGAAGCTCCCATATGATCAGTTCTCAAGAATCCATAAATCTTTTATTATAAATATGAAAAAGATTGAAGCCTTCAGTTCTACTACCGTGAAAATCGAAGATAGCGAAATTCCTATTGGGCGAAAATATTACCAAGCTCTCTTGAAAAATATCAACAAACTTTCAAATTGATCCATCTTCCCATCCCAACATGATTTTTACACAAGTTTACTGAATACTGCCTAAAGACTTTAGTATCTACCGAATGGGCCAATTCAATGACCTCCTCGCTTAATGTTATTGGTTACGATTTTAGCATCTATCTATGCCAAGAAAATTTCACTTCCACTTAAACGCAAAATATGAAGTCGGCTGATCAAAAGAATTGCGGATACCATGAAATAATCGGGATTCTATAAAATAAAAGTCACCTTCTGTGGCACTGTACTCTTTGCCGGCTATGGTCATGGAAGTCTCGCCGGAAATCATCAGTATAATCTCTGTCTCGTCATGTGCATGCGGCTCGTGGCTCGGGCCTTTTTTATCCAACGTAGTCACATGCATCTCCAATCGCTCACACATTGCTGTAGGTCTATCGAAATAGGCTCTACTCCCTCCTATTTCACTAGGCTTGAAAGCAAGCGAATCAGCATTTATCATCAAGGATCCACCCGATGCAGTACCTCTTGCTACGTCCATCTGTTTCTTGGAACGAAATCTAATCACATAATAAGTAAGTGGGGTATCGCCTACATTTTTTAAGGAATGCAATTGCATAGGCATCAATGAAAGCACACCATTGGTTCCCAGAATCGTACTTTTCCCCGCTATCGTCACTTCCATTACTCCTTCTTTGACGATGACAAGTTCTTCAATATCCTCATTTGCATGTGCTGTACTAGGTTTGGCACCAACATCCTGCGTAGTAGCATGCATTTCCAAGTATTCAAAATGTGCGGAAACACCTTCAAGTATCGGCCTTCCTACTCTATCTCCATTGGGAACAACTTTATGGTCTTGCCATTTGAAAACACCGGATTTTACAGGCAGGAGCTGAGCTGAGGCAGAAAATGTCATAAGGCAAAGGATAGAAGCAAGTGTAAATTTCATAATAAATCCCTAAATGATATCATACTAAAAATGAGCAACTGTAATCAAATTTGACCTAGGTAAGCATCATGGCAAGCAATTGAGCCGACTTAAGCCAAGGCAAATAAAATTAAGCAAACACCAAACTAATTACTGAAATTTAAAGACAAATCATAACCTTATATGATTTTATTCCGTCCTATTTCCTTCAAACCAAATTTCATTTATACACTTTCCTTATCAAACCCAACACGTATGAAAATCTTTGCTTTACTCTTTACATTGGCATTTACAGCATTTTCTTTTGCTCCGGAAGTTGCAACAGTAAATACTGCTGAAAGCACCATCACCTGGACAGCCAAAAAAGTTACCGGTCAACATCATGGAAAAGTACCTATCACCTCCGCTACGTTGGATTATCAAAATAACAGAATACTTGGCGGAACATTTGAGATGGATATGACAAGCCTGACAGTAGAAGATATTACCGATACAGGTATGAACAAAAAGTTAACCGATCACCTAAAGTCTGATGATTTTTTCTCAGTGGAAAAGCACAACAAATCAAACTTTAAAATCACCGAAGCAAAAACCGGCAATGGGAAAGATTATGAAATCACCGGCGATCTCACCATCAAAGGCATCACCAAGCCGGTGAGCTTTCCCGCTATAGTGGTCGTAAGTGGGGGTAAGATCACAGCTACGGGAAAATTGACTTTTGACAGGACTCATTATGACATCAAATTCCGTTCAGGCTCTTACTTCGAAAATCTTGCAGACAAGATGATCTACGATGATGTGGAACTAGACGTGAAATTAGTTGCGAGTGAGTAATCTTTGAGTTATTACTACAAGAAAAGGCCGGGAAATCCCGGCCTTTTCTATTTTAAAGTCTTATCAGATAAGGATTTTAGCTATTGACAAAAGTAACTTAACTTATAAAAAGCTCTATAGATGATGTATTATCGGTCATCACACACCTCGCACCCGACTCTCTAAATATCCCATTTCACTGTGAACAGCCCATATCTCGGCTGAACTAAATAAGAATAGGTACTGATCAGATTTTCTGTAAAGCTATCTCTGCGGATAGATTTTGTATCCAGAATATTCCAAACAGTCACCCTAAATTCCCATGGACTTGACTTGCCCTGATAACTTATAAATGCATTGAAAAAATCAAACTCACTTTTGCTTTGTGCTGCTTTATTGAAATAAGCATTGTAGGTATAATCCGCATTCAATTTCAATCCTTTCCAGATATCCCAGTCAACTTCAATTTTCGGACTGTGGGTATCAAAGGTATTCTTTGCATAGGTGGACTTGTAGAAGTTCTGATCCCAAGTGTAGCCCAGATCAACTTCCACGGTTTTCAAAAATGTGCTGGTAAACTTAAAGAAGTACGAATGCGCAAACTGACTGTTCTTAATCAGATTTTGATCTACCAGACTGTTGGTAGCATAGGTATTCCAATTACCTCCCCCGCTTATTTTGAAGGATTGGAATCTTTTATCTGCCTGTAAACTGCCTGTCAGGCTTTCATTAATTGGATCAATATTTTGAATGCTCACAAGGCGATTGATTCCCATAAAATTAGTGGTATTGACCAAATCATGATGCTTTCTTGACCAAGTCAGATTTCCGAAAAGATTGAGTGAGGAGAAGAAGTCAAAATGAGTATAGTCAAGAGTTTGGGTGAAAAACAAACCATTGTCCAATTGCCTGTTTCCTCTGAAAATCGAATTGTAATCCGAAAACACCAACCCTTGGGCGAGCTTCTGAATATCCATGAAATTCGCCTGGCTGCTGAATCGATACGTTAGGGAGCGATTGGATTTGACATCCCATTTGGCATACATCCCGGGAAGAAGTAACAGTTTATCATTACTCCATTCATCTTCCATTTGCATATCATTCCAGGCGTATCTGTGTAGATATATCGAAGGGCTGATTACCACCGACTTCCATTTGGTCTTGTAGGTCATACCGAGATACAAATCCTGAAAGTTAAACCGGGAATCATTTTCAAACTCCTCCAGATCAGCTTCTTCCGATGCATCAGCTTGTTCTGTACTTCCAACTAACTCTTGACGGGTATCAGTATATCCCAAACTCCAGTTGATATGATTGGTTGGATTGAGAATCAGATAGTAATTAAATGCCCCTTCTATGGTTCGGGTTTTGATGTCCTGATTTTGAAGAAAACGATACATTTCACGATCCAGCATTGATACCAGTCCATTAAAAGGCTTTTGATTAGTAGTCAACTCATAGAGCGGATTCCGGTATTTTTTCTCCCAATTCACTTCAATGGAAAAGACCCTTATTTCCGAAGGAGCATGATACCACTCCCCTTTCTGCTGAATGGTATAAGGCTGTCTACTTTGGTAGCTGGTAATTTGCTGGCGGATTTGCCCAAAATCAGAATCCTGAAAGTTCTGATTGGCGATATCTGCCACCTTTCCAAAAACACTGTATTTCACATATGTCTCTTCCTTGGGAGTATATGTCACCGCATACTTCATCAGCCCCGATTTATTTTCTACTACACTCGCTGAAGTGAGTGTTTCCTGATTATTTCCATCAGTTCTCAAATAGGTCCGCTGGGATGAAGAACCCAATTTGTTTTTGGAAGCAGATCCGATGACGAAGCCAGAATGCCTCCATTTGGAATTTGGATTATAATTCAGATTCACAGCGGCCAGGTCAGTTCTTAAGTCCAGCGCATTATTCCGCTGTGCCATTGGAATTCCAAGATCTTCCGAACTTACACTCAGCGAGGAGCCCGACTTTCCTGCCAAATCTGCCAATCCTCCACTAAACCTAAAATAATCCTGTAGGGTAAAAGCCAGCTCACCCACATTATTGGCATCGGCGATCAGATTGAGATTCACCTTAGGTGAGTAATAAAAAGTATTGGCATGACCGAAATACCGTTCTTCCGGTCCAGCCCCTGCTGTCAAGTCCCCAAACACCAAATTCTTTTTACCATCTTTCAGCTGAATGTTGAGCGCCAGACTCTCGTCATTATCCAGACCACGCACTGGAGCTATTTCATTAAAGTTTTTCAGCACCTGTACCCGGTCTACCGCATTAGCAGGAAGGTTTTTTGTAGCAAGTTTGGTGTCGCCGTCAAAGAAATCCTTGCCGTCCACCGTCACTTTGTCCACCTTTTTGCCCTGCACTTTCACTTCCCCATTATCATCCACTTCGAATCCTGGCAGCTTTTCCAACACATCCTTAAGCTTTCGCTCCGTACCTGTAGTAAAGGCATCTGTTTTATAAGTCAGTGTATCGCCCTGCATGGTGATGGGCAATTCGGTTATAACCTCCACCTGATCCAGCATAGTTTCATCCTGACTCAGAATGATTTTTAACTGATCCCGGTCTTTCCATTCGGTTAGTTGAAGTTCAAATTGCTTGTATCCTACAAAGGAAACCCGAAGTAAATAATCCGAGCCTGGTGCCAAGCCTATTTTGAATCTCCCCTCCCCATCAGTGATACTAAAGCCACCTATCTTCTGAGTAGTCTGATTCACAGCCACCACATTTGCATAAGCAATCGGCTGATTTAGGCTGTCTAAGACTTGGCCGATCAGATTTTTATTTTGGGAAAAAGAAGGAAAAGCAATTAGAAGAAGAAAGCCGATCACGGCAAATCGCTTTAGAAATACCATGTGAATAGTGTTCTGAGTGATCAATTTCCAATTTTGATTATCATCTGATTGCCTTCTCCTGGCTTACCGGAATACCGCTTCATCATCTCCTGCATTTTTTCCTCAGAAAGTGCCTGGTAATCTTTACTACTGATGAGTTCTCCTTTTCTAGGAGTTTCTATTTGCACCGGATCAGTAGGATTCAGTACAATCCGTTCGGCGATATACGTCATCCCGTTGTTTTGCAGCTCAAGAATCAATCCCGGCAAGCCCCAGAAATCATCGGGTCCATGACTTACGGGAATCTGCGTGGTAAACCAAGCCGTCACATTCACGGTGTCTTTGGTTGTTTCCATTTCATCCTGTCCCATAGAGAAAACCTTGCTGTCGATTATTCTAGAATAGACAGCTTTTTGACAGGTATAGTCGCCGATCAGCTTGCTTTCTCCGGTCAATTCCCAATCGTAGGTTTTCAGACTGTCATTCACCAAAAAGCCCCTTCCCATCAAATCCTCCTCCTTGATGTACTTTTGCTCTGCTAGATTCTTATACAGGAGTCTATCCTGATGATATTCATAGCATAAATATCTTCCGGGGCTTAAATGCCGCTGACAGTATCAGCAATCTCAAAATGCTGACCAATCAGATCATCATTTCGATCACAAGGGATTCACTGGATTTTGACAAAATCAGTACACTGGTAAAAGAAGAATTGGATAGAAGAGAAATCACGATCAATTATGGATTGCTTCATTACGAGCGTGACACCATAGCGGGGTCTTTTAATTATCCTGCTTTGACTGAAATGCCTTTTTCCACCGTATCCAAATCGACTTTTTTGCCTCGCGGCCAAAAGCTGGAAATGTATTTTGAAAATACAGCACTTACCGTCCTGAAGCGTGGAATGATTGATATCCTACTGTCTGTGATCTTCTTACTGATCATAGCGGGAGCATTTTACTATCTCTACCAAACCATCAAAAACCAGAAAGAAATCGCTGAGATCAAGGAAGATCTGATCGGAAATATCACCCATGAATTTAAAACCCCGATTGCTACCTCGCTATCTGCGATAGAAGGAATAGAGCAATTCAATCCTGAAAACAATCCTGAAAAAACCAAAAAATACCTTGGGATATCCAAAGAGCAACTACTCAAATTGAATTTTATGGTGGAAAAACTGTTGGAAACCGCCACATTGGATTCAGAGCAATTAATATTGAAAAAGGAGTCCATTGATCCTATCCCTGTGCTAAGATCTTTGGTTCAGAAATACCTGACTTTGTCACCTGACAAAGAAATCGAACTCGTGGTCCCTACCAAAGTCTCACCTATTCCAGTCGATCCTTTTCACTTCGAAAATGTGATTTCCAATTTACTGGACAATGCGCTAAAATACGGCGGTGAAGAAGTTAGAGTTACACTAGATCAAGGTTTGACTACCCGTATCCGAATTTGGGATAATGGAGGAAATATTAGTTCTGATCAAAAGGAACGGGTTTTTGAACAGTTTTATAGAATCCCGAAAGGAAATCTCCATGACGTAAAGGGCTTTGGAATAGGACTATACTATGTGAAGAAAATAGTAGAAAAGCATGCCGGGAAAATTGAATTGGAGTCCTCCACAAAAAGTACATCTTTTATCACCATATGGCCAGGAGCATAATCAAAATTTTATTGGCAGAAGATGAAATGGCGCTAGGCATGATCATACAAGAAAGTCTGGGAACCCGGGGCTTTCAGGTGGCACTTTGCCCCGACGGACAGCAGGCCTGGGACAGCTATCAGAATTCCAAACCCGATGTGCTGGTCCTGGATGTGATGATGCCAAAAAAAGATGGGTTTACACTGGCAGAGCAGATTCGGAAAACAGATCCGTACACCCCGATTATTTTTCTAACCTCTAAATCCCAGACTGAGGATGTGCTCAGGGGCTTTGGGCTAGGGGCAAACGATTATGTGAGAAAGCCCTTCAGCATGGAAGAACTGATCGTACGAATCAAAGCCCAAATGGACCGGCAGCAGCTGCGTAAAAACCAGTCCGACTGGCTAACACTCGGAAAGTATGAATTCCATCCGACCAAGCAACTTTTAAAGCTTGAAAATGAAGAACTGCATCTCACTGCCAGAGAGTCGCAACTGCTGGAAATCCTGTTGGAAAATGCCAATCAAGTCACCGACAGAAGCCTTATACTCATCCAGATTTGGGGATCGGATGATTTCTTCAATGCCCGTAGCATGGATGTATTTATTACTAAGCTTCGTAAAAAACTCCAGAATGATCCTCAAATCCAGATTATCAATGTGAGAGGATTTGGGTATAAGTTGGTTTGCTAATTAACCTATTATCCCACTCTGGTCTGTATCTATCAGACCATCTGTTCAATTTCCTATCCGAAATTTACTTTCTCTCTATGGGTGCACAGACCGATACAGCTTTTTGTCTTAACATCTTTTAAAGTCCAACCCATAGAATTAACCCTCCAAACTTCTCGTTGTAATACCGAAGAGAATCTTAACCCTAACAAGATTTTGTGTGGAAAAAAGTCGGAGGAAAGGCTGCATGGATTTTAAGGAATAAAAGCCATGCAGTCCCTCTGCACCACGCGATGCTTTATCAACTAGAATAAACTCGTTAAGAGAGTAAAAAAAGCCAATGAAATTTCATCCATTGGCCTTTAGTTTCTATCTGAAAAGATTATTTATCATCCAATTATATTTGCATCATCATCCCATTCGATGATCGTACCTCTATCTTCGGGCTTCAGGTATTGAGGTATGTATTTTTCCTCTAATTTGAATCCATGTTTATCCATCACTTTCTGAGGCACACCGTCCCAAGCATTCGGGGTATTTCCTACATAGCCAATATACTTCCAGCCAGCCTCAGTGGAGAAATAACCTGAGCAGGTAAGATTGCGAAGCATATTAAACCAACGAACAGCTCCTTCATATTCAGGAGTTGCCTTGTCCGGCCAGGCAACCTCATCCACAATTGTGATCACTTCTGATTCACTTAGTTCATTGAAGGATTTTCCGAATTTCTCATCTGCTTCATAATCCAACCACATCAAACCTCCACGCATCGGAGTTTGATTTCCAGGCTGATCCTTCATCATAAACTCCATAAAATCCACCACTCCTACTTCTGTAGCGGCAGGGGATTCATCGTCTTTGGGCAGTATAATGTCCACCAGAGTACTAAGCTTTTTTCGCTCCTCCTCAGTGAAGAATGTTTCTGAAAGCAACTCTTGATCTCTTTGCTTTTCCTCCTCAGTTCTTCCGCCTATGGTACCCCCTGATAACAAAGCCCGCTCAGGCAATGCTTGTTGCTCCGGAGAACAGCCCGTCAATAATAAACCTGTACCGACAGAACCGGTAAAGAGCAGTTTTAGGTTTTCTCTTCTGTTCATGGTTTAGATATTTTTCTTTTTCAATTCAGAAACAATGTAATCGGAGGTTCTCCAGGCCAAGGCCAAAATTGTCCATGTCGGATTTTTATCCGCCTGAGACACAAAAGGTCCCGCATCCACTACAAACAGGTTGTCGCAGTCATGAGCTTGACAATTCGAGTTCAACACCGAAGTAGAAGGATCATCACCCATCCGTGTAGTTCCTACTTCATGTATAATTCTTCCCGGGGCCAATAGGCCATATTTAGTTTCCGGACCCGGTTTAGATCCAAGGAGAATACCACCGGCTTCTGTCAAAATCTCCTCAAAGGTATCGTGCATGTGTTTGGCCTGTTTTACCTCCTGGTCAGTCCAGTTGTAGTTGAATCTCAATACAGGTATCCCATACTTATCTACTGTATTTGGGTCGATTTCACAGTAGTTATCATACATAGGCACACTTTCACCTCTGCCCGACATTCCCAAAGTAGAGCCATAGAGTCTACGGATATCTTTTTTCATACCTATTCCATACCCCCCATTCTGGCTTGGCTCACCAAACTCATCCTTGATATACTGGCGCATGGAATTCATACTTCCACCACTTCCATAGGCCGGCTGGCTCATTCCGCCCCAGTACTCGATGTGGTATCCTCTGGCAAAATCCAACTTTTTGTTGTCTCCCCACCAAGGTGTATACATATGCATGCCACCTACTCCATCTTCATTATATCGCTCACGGTCCATTAAGTTTGGCACTATAGCCATACGGTCAGTTCCGGTAGAATCATGCAGGTATCTTCCTACCATTCCTGAGCTGTTTCCCACACCATTCGGGTGAGTTTTGGATTTGGAATTCATCATGATTCTAGCCGACTCACATGCAGAAGCTCCCAATACCACTACGCTGGATTTCAACTTATACTCCTTCATGTCAACCTTACTGACAAAGGAGACGCCCGTGGCTTTACCGCTATCATCCGTAGTGACTTTTCTCACCATAGAATGGGTGTAAAGATCCACTTTCCCTTTTTTCATCGCAGGATGGACCAAGCAGGTACCAGCAGAGAAATCCGCATATACTTGACAGGCTCTATTACACTGACTACAGAAAAAGCATACTCCCCTTTCTTCATTGATAGGACGGGTAAGCATGGACAGACGCGCCGGTATCATTGGAACACCGATTTTGTCAGCGCCTTTTTTCATATAGAGCTCGTGCAGGCGAGGCTTGGGAGGAGGTAGAAAGAAACCATCGGGCTCATTATAAATCCCCTCTTTGGTACCAAATACACCGATAAGTTTGTCTACTTTATCGTAGTAAGGCTTTAAATCCTCGTATCCGATGGGCCAGTTATGACCAAGTCCGTCGATGCTTGCGCGTTTGAAATCATTGGGCCCAAACCGCAGGGAAATACGTCCCCAGTGATTTGTTCTTCCTCCGACCATTCTGGACCGGAACCAATCAAACTCAGTTCCATTTTTTCTGGTATAAGGCTCTCCTTCTATATCCCATCCTCCTATAGCCGCATCAAAGTCTCCAAAAGGACGGATACGTGTACTTGCCCCTCTTCTTGGAGATTCCCACGGTGGTCTAAGTTGTGTCCGGTCTTCATCTTTGGCAGGATCAAAATCGCCGCCCGCTTCTACCACGGCAACAGAAAGGCCTGCCTCAGAAAGAATTTTGGAGGCCATGCCTCCTCCAGCTCCTGAACCCACAATAATCACATCATAGGCTTCACCGGAATTTTTGATTTGAAAACTCATTAG contains:
- a CDS encoding YceI family protein, whose protein sequence is MKIFALLFTLAFTAFSFAPEVATVNTAESTITWTAKKVTGQHHGKVPITSATLDYQNNRILGGTFEMDMTSLTVEDITDTGMNKKLTDHLKSDDFFSVEKHNKSNFKITEAKTGNGKDYEITGDLTIKGITKPVSFPAIVVVSGGKITATGKLTFDRTHYDIKFRSGSYFENLADKMIYDDVELDVKLVASE
- a CDS encoding cupin domain-containing protein, with the protein product MKFTLASILCLMTFSASAQLLPVKSGVFKWQDHKVVPNGDRVGRPILEGVSAHFEYLEMHATTQDVGAKPSTAHANEDIEELVIVKEGVMEVTIAGKSTILGTNGVLSLMPMQLHSLKNVGDTPLTYYVIRFRSKKQMDVARGTASGGSLMINADSLAFKPSEIGGSRAYFDRPTAMCERLEMHVTTLDKKGPSHEPHAHDETEIILMISGETSMTIAGKEYSATEGDFYFIESRLFHGIRNSFDQPTSYFAFKWK
- a CDS encoding LytTR family DNA-binding domain-containing protein yields the protein MIKTSTKTRILLVEDNLNLSENLKEILSLQGYEILEILEEAETALVIIEEAAPDLVLVDIKLKGNKTGIELAEELRLSMDIPIVFLTSASGSDVVNRVKHIRPEGFISKPFTTNSLVTAIELAIENHKSRSTNIYKPDKDVVSDLFIRENGWLKKIMINDIHWIKAEGTYTHIYVKGKQYTLRNTVKDLMQKLPYDQFSRIHKSFIINMKKIEAFSSTTVKIEDSEIPIGRKYYQALLKNINKLSN
- a CDS encoding two-component regulator propeller domain-containing protein, coding for MSLRPFLLSICLLVSNFIFAEARASQDFKVRYIGIEMGLSNNAVTGIYQDKRGFMWIGTYDGLNRYDGYNFFVYRNQPNDTTTLVNNRIVSIYENAAGIWVGTKKGLSVYNFQSGAFESRTLLDHTLGKQVKINFNINQIKGDTDRLFLATAGKGLLIQKDQQPLFNQLPLKIDSRLIWDYHAQGIDFDREGNLWVFVQGYGLFKLANQSDDLEFVSAVTNNANSIITDRHSRIWLGMDSGLLMYSAESNTHKFFSRELTGHKVTGLMYLKEEDEIWASTDGSGVFIYDNETGDFSSLKEGPEETNITSNSVYALYQDNKGEKWIGTLRGGVNVVEKENVQFKTIRKTREKIVW
- a CDS encoding GAF domain-containing sensor histidine kinase: MGEHKPQLTIFENEDLVFDIKSRRLLKVSDRICKRFGKDFTSIAKTLDDFEKFTKSNSVDRNYHISRNFHEKGDQFFNYTIHWEGKNFLINELSWVNHHNDTFHSVLNFLDRNNIFEVSLHALVEIIEKMENPAILFDQGLTRAVVVNAALRPLLIQQVSELVSGFAVQDFFVHESQFKEVMEWVMSTGSSTFSIEAKLYLGNKAGTWYELILYKTIPEKEVLILCNLKDISIQKATEEKLTRTNELLSQVLEIQTHFLAQSEGANPYDLLLTNILNVIDAKLGFVGKVNSDEDDKKVLKIHAATDFSRQGEAAARLYHNHIKDDFLFRHLDNLFGACIVESKIILENNPPSNPHTKGKHIPGHPTVNNFLGVPIFKGKTVIGLIGLGNKAGGFTEQDLSDLKPFVSTYSVIIEAFKSEQDKIRFEKESMVKARILAEVADHSPDLIVVMNGLSDFEFISPSASQFFEEGIRAEEIQQKISILLTKTISPEFRLSEERYRSRLKLDIKKDGEYWVESNVNILHEGSNQKVIAVIRDVSTQMDFEQRLIRSLKKEKQFNSFVSDFMNIVSHEFKTPLSTIISSMELSKYYLNNLPSSAKVAKMKVHYEKIERELENLHKLVIHSLDYERFVNNSPALKKEKVNLANFVERALTAHGYFNEVEFISEIDSEFSVEWDKFLIETSIINLVGNALKYGGTRRRPIVRLFDNTDSFGIEVRDFGIGIAEEELPYVFTPFFRGSNVNGIEGTGFGLVAVKNFVEMNGGKVSVDSKIDQGTAVLITFSN